In Pedobacter sp. W3I1, one DNA window encodes the following:
- a CDS encoding RagB/SusD family nutrient uptake outer membrane protein, whose product MRKYIYAMLAFVILAISCSKNLDTNVVIRDEISTYFKTPDQINGALIDAYNVLQRENIIGPLYILGDIASDDGLKGGETIGDWADIEQYVENRPMAVNSVGGNFWASCYALISKSNLVIDRIDNVADFGGNNALKARYRSEALFLRAFGYSYLAMAYGDVPIITAAVIDYKNIDAKLLNRKPVAELWALVEKDLAAAVPGLATAAQLKADSQLGRISKGAAQALLAKAFMFQRKYDAAQPVLKDLIDNGGYSLQSDYGKVFRQEGEFGNENIFEVNFIKQDGGWGESCEGSVRNVQQMSRDDWGWGFNQPTQDLINDYEPGDPRIIYTVNFSKDQYVSGTEQKNSQNNVYGYHSRKAFLLPSERPSSASCAGTNNIIFRLSDIYLLYAEALIQGNPKNPATALFYLNEVRKRANTTPKIDPERVFQFFTVASNLLPMRTYSTDAQLLNDIWHERRVELAMEGQRYWDLIRTKRTSLLKDYYQNWGVSKGFEVKGDLKGKFYTQWISQLGKDDYPTIPIPQSEIDKSQGNLQQTKGY is encoded by the coding sequence ATGAGAAAATATATATATGCCATGCTTGCTTTTGTCATACTTGCAATTAGCTGCAGCAAAAATTTAGATACAAATGTTGTGATCAGGGATGAAATATCAACGTATTTCAAAACCCCCGATCAAATTAACGGAGCGCTTATAGACGCCTATAATGTACTGCAGAGGGAAAATATCATCGGGCCGCTTTATATCCTGGGGGATATTGCAAGTGACGATGGGTTAAAAGGCGGAGAGACTATTGGCGACTGGGCAGACATCGAACAATATGTTGAAAACAGGCCTATGGCGGTAAATTCAGTTGGCGGAAATTTTTGGGCAAGTTGCTATGCGCTCATCAGTAAATCAAACCTGGTCATAGATAGAATTGACAATGTTGCCGATTTCGGAGGTAACAATGCATTGAAAGCGAGGTACCGGTCAGAAGCACTTTTTTTACGTGCATTTGGCTATTCTTATCTTGCAATGGCCTATGGTGATGTGCCTATCATCACCGCGGCGGTGATAGACTACAAAAATATTGATGCAAAATTATTGAACCGAAAACCTGTAGCGGAGCTATGGGCACTGGTAGAAAAAGATCTGGCCGCTGCTGTACCGGGTCTCGCCACAGCAGCGCAGCTGAAGGCAGACAGCCAACTGGGAAGGATTTCAAAAGGGGCAGCCCAGGCCTTATTAGCTAAAGCATTTATGTTCCAACGTAAGTATGACGCTGCTCAGCCTGTCTTAAAAGACCTGATTGATAACGGTGGCTATTCTTTACAGAGTGACTATGGAAAGGTATTTAGACAGGAAGGGGAATTCGGTAATGAGAACATTTTTGAAGTTAATTTTATTAAGCAAGACGGTGGTTGGGGTGAAAGTTGCGAAGGCAGTGTCAGAAATGTACAGCAAATGAGCCGTGACGACTGGGGCTGGGGTTTCAATCAACCTACCCAAGATCTTATAAATGATTATGAGCCGGGAGATCCTAGAATTATCTACACTGTCAATTTCAGCAAAGACCAGTATGTCAGCGGTACCGAGCAAAAAAACAGCCAGAACAACGTATATGGCTATCATTCCCGTAAAGCATTCCTGCTGCCCTCAGAACGCCCGTCAAGTGCTTCCTGTGCAGGTACCAACAACATCATTTTCAGGTTGTCGGACATTTATCTGCTTTATGCAGAGGCACTGATACAAGGCAACCCAAAAAATCCGGCTACGGCGCTGTTCTATTTAAATGAAGTCCGTAAACGTGCGAATACCACCCCCAAAATCGATCCGGAAAGGGTATTCCAATTTTTTACGGTGGCATCAAACCTATTACCGATGCGTACTTATTCTACGGATGCGCAGTTGTTGAATGACATCTGGCATGAACGCCGTGTTGAACTGGCGATGGAAGGGCAGCGCTACTGGGATTTAATCCGCACAAAGAGGACAAGTTTATTAAAAGATTATTATCAAAACTGGGGCGTGTCTAAAGGATTTGAGGTAAAGGGCGATCTGAAAGGAAAGTTCTACACCCAATGGATCAGTCAATTGGGTAAAGATGACTATCCTACCATACCAATTCCCCAATCTGAAATAGATAAGTCTCAGGGCAACCTTCAGCAAACAAAAGGTTATTAG
- a CDS encoding Sip1-related alpha-galactosidase has product MHKLICSVLIFLLCGTAKAQISIETSAAKLEVKFNKKVRLMSGVGLSGQHQQAIKSYLKNDVLLLRLNINKALDTGQFSGVFFDNIPGLKQGVTIWRYKPWNSWTEPVAITDATKMKEWDVQFFYWQYDDGTYGAAIPLSGNGFRTTLGSNGTKWGSKALSYSVNKNTEVPAMAIAFDSDPYRLFARIYKAALEDMGKAENEISKKKFPQPLEYIGWCTWNSSAMGKNLDEKHIIEGVRTFTDHKYPLGWVLIDDGWFQHKNSQLRSLVPDPKKFPNGFKPLIRKLKEDYGIKYMGVWHALGGYWNGIDPESELGYRYKGRLFSWSQKEQIAVKNSADKPYYFIKPERNDIYDFYGSWHKYLRDEGFDFIKVDNQTVTERMAVGNYPIFNLSEHLHDALYKSADKYFKGAVINCMDMSAESYFNFGTSAVARSVEDYFPYEKGEGYNMEKGNAAAHVLQGIYNAIYFSQMVYPDFDMFQSHHPNAIFHAIARTINNGPIYLTDNPGQQNFDVLNSIVLSDGRSIRSETALLPTEDCLFQVQEKKLFKAYSTVQRTGLLVLYNAADADVVSGSFKASDIHGLKGDHFAIYEHFSKDLKIADPNESFKVNLPRMGYQLHYIVPIQYGFAAFGLINKYNAPATIAHQTYTADKVKVTLKEGGVFRGYSSRPIKQLTINGRKAGFDIKNGLVTVNVPMTGGNPVVEFTFAKK; this is encoded by the coding sequence ATGCATAAATTAATCTGCAGTGTTTTAATTTTTCTTTTATGTGGCACTGCCAAAGCACAGATTTCTATAGAAACATCGGCGGCGAAACTGGAAGTGAAGTTTAACAAAAAAGTACGTCTGATGAGTGGCGTCGGGCTGAGTGGCCAACATCAGCAAGCTATAAAAAGTTACTTAAAGAATGATGTACTACTATTGCGGCTGAATATTAACAAAGCCCTGGATACCGGTCAATTCTCAGGTGTTTTTTTTGATAATATCCCCGGTTTAAAGCAGGGAGTGACCATCTGGCGCTATAAGCCTTGGAACAGTTGGACCGAACCGGTAGCAATCACTGATGCTACCAAAATGAAAGAATGGGATGTTCAATTCTTTTACTGGCAATATGACGACGGTACATATGGTGCTGCAATTCCCCTATCTGGCAATGGCTTCAGGACGACTCTGGGTAGTAATGGAACTAAATGGGGAAGCAAGGCCCTTAGTTATTCTGTAAATAAAAATACTGAGGTTCCTGCTATGGCAATTGCATTTGACAGCGATCCCTATCGGTTGTTTGCCAGAATCTACAAGGCGGCGCTCGAAGACATGGGAAAAGCGGAAAATGAAATCTCCAAAAAGAAGTTTCCACAGCCCCTGGAATATATAGGCTGGTGTACCTGGAATTCTTCCGCCATGGGCAAAAACTTGGATGAAAAACACATTATCGAGGGTGTAAGGACCTTTACAGATCATAAATATCCTCTTGGATGGGTACTGATAGATGATGGCTGGTTTCAGCATAAAAATTCACAGCTCCGGTCCTTAGTTCCTGATCCAAAAAAGTTCCCCAATGGCTTTAAGCCATTGATCAGGAAACTCAAGGAAGATTATGGGATAAAGTATATGGGTGTATGGCACGCTCTGGGTGGTTATTGGAACGGGATTGATCCGGAATCTGAACTTGGTTATCGGTATAAGGGCAGGCTGTTTTCCTGGAGCCAGAAAGAACAGATAGCAGTGAAAAATTCTGCAGATAAACCTTATTATTTCATTAAGCCCGAGCGCAATGATATTTATGACTTTTATGGCTCCTGGCACAAATACCTGAGAGATGAAGGATTTGATTTTATAAAAGTAGATAATCAGACCGTAACTGAACGTATGGCCGTTGGCAATTATCCCATTTTCAATCTGTCAGAACATCTACATGATGCCTTATACAAGTCAGCGGATAAGTATTTTAAAGGTGCGGTAATCAATTGTATGGATATGAGTGCTGAATCGTACTTTAATTTTGGCACTTCAGCAGTTGCCCGTTCCGTAGAAGATTATTTTCCATATGAAAAAGGCGAAGGTTATAACATGGAGAAGGGAAATGCTGCAGCACACGTGCTTCAGGGAATATATAATGCCATTTATTTTTCTCAGATGGTTTACCCGGACTTTGACATGTTCCAGTCACATCATCCAAATGCAATCTTCCATGCCATAGCGCGAACCATTAATAACGGGCCGATATACCTGACTGATAATCCGGGGCAGCAGAATTTTGATGTTCTGAACAGCATTGTGCTTTCTGACGGTCGTTCCATACGTTCTGAAACAGCGCTGTTACCTACCGAAGACTGTTTATTTCAAGTTCAGGAGAAGAAGTTGTTTAAAGCTTATTCAACTGTACAGCGTACGGGCTTGCTGGTGCTCTATAACGCTGCTGACGCTGACGTGGTCAGCGGTAGTTTTAAAGCTTCTGATATACATGGTTTGAAAGGTGACCACTTTGCGATATACGAACACTTTTCAAAAGATCTGAAGATCGCGGATCCTAATGAATCTTTTAAAGTTAATCTTCCCAGGATGGGCTACCAGCTCCACTACATCGTGCCGATCCAGTATGGTTTTGCGGCTTTTGGCCTTATTAATAAATATAATGCACCGGCAACAATTGCTCATCAGACTTATACCGCTGATAAAGTAAAGGTTACACTTAAAGAAGGTGGCGTATTCAGAGGGTATAGTTCGAGGCCCATAAAGCAATTGACAATCAATGGCAGGAAAGCAGGATTTGATATCAAGAATGGCCTGGTGACTGTGAATGTACCTATGACCGGAGGGAACCCTGTAGTTGAATTTACATTCGCTAAGAAATAA
- a CDS encoding hybrid sensor histidine kinase/response regulator transcription factor — translation MIKKLTIFSVILLLWQISLTGLAQEKPALEFVHLTTANGLSESKVNCILKDKYGFMWFGTQDGLNKYDGYKFKVYRSNPKKSGNIPYNNIKCLFEDRSGKLWIGTLGGGLAFYDRNKDAFISVGKDGSEKLNDLNITSIFEDRKGRFWVGTTKGLHLLDRRTKKINTFFPGQAEKSAQCQYVTVIYEDKRDNLWVGTKEGLSLFDLESRQFESFMNTGVKGSISDNIITAISTDHKGNLWIGTTNGLNRYDYQTRNFVSYKHEPNRPESLADNVINALCSYGSGKFWVATEDGLDLFDIDKGSFMHYRKDAKDERSLSNSSVYSMLLDGQGILWLGTYAGGVNKYDRNQTSFKLYRNFGLDRSDFNSNIVTSFAEDHGGDIWIGTDGGGLYLWNRSASRFTSYNSAVRTYPLKSMSVLSLRLNHKKDKLWIGTYDMGLACMDINSKKISYYPPLQLRNKSVYALLEDRKGQIWIGTNGGGVNVLDPVSGKIKNYSSSDAGNSLSNNFIRSFYEDRDGKIWIGTHSGGISVLDPERDKFVTYNSSNSGLSNDMVYALYGDHKGRVWIGTMGGGLNVFDPVKKRFNAFTETEGLASNIVSCLVEDKMGYFWISTDNGLSRFDPKTGAVKNYSMLNGLQSNEFILGSGGLMSTGEVLFGGLNGFNIFDPASIKENRYSPPVVITDFLLFNRSILGADQNLLKDLNINETKEITLSHDQSVFTIEFSALSYTVPEKTSYAYKLEGFDQEWNYIGHERKATYTNLNPGTYTFTVKAANSDGIWSGKSSFLKIIIEPPFWKTIWAYLFYLVAVSALLYLIYVEIRSREKLRSEVKYQKLAADKMEELNQLKFNFFTNISHELRTPLSLIIDPLRKMMSEEITGSQAKRYSQLVYKNAGRLMNLVNQLLDFRKLENGNLRLDLKKVDIISILQNIVDSFNLKAADRKIDYFFEKKTASFYALIDTDKFEKILFNLISNAFKYTPDFGEIIVSVAVKGIDGLPDKGLLEIHVKDTGIGIPVELREKIFDVFYQVKDVKRFENVSSGIGLALTKELVLLHNGEISVEGDEKRGSDFVIRIPVDTYDRAEPYNRLSMKDENSTKVEGAVNDEIHKVDENGPQEEKAADLPIILIVEDNQELREYVAEELQADYQVEEAANGIEGFERALKIVPDLIISDVMMPESDGLEMCNKLKNDERTSHIPVVLLTAKQAEEHKIDGYSSGADAYISKPFNMVLLVARIKNILESRSKLRMLYLKGESQLPEYELVDIDLKFIKKATQIVEEHVSDPNFDIDKLAGGLRMSRRQLYRKLKALTNQTAHDFVNGIKLEMATRLLLSGDYTISEIAYRLGFSEPANFSRSFTREHGVSPKKYINDQKQGKLHP, via the coding sequence ATGATTAAGAAACTGACCATTTTTAGTGTGATATTATTGCTCTGGCAAATCAGTCTGACCGGACTCGCCCAGGAAAAGCCTGCATTGGAATTTGTGCATCTGACCACAGCAAACGGACTTTCTGAAAGTAAGGTAAACTGTATATTGAAAGACAAATATGGCTTTATGTGGTTTGGCACCCAGGATGGCCTGAATAAATATGATGGTTATAAGTTTAAGGTATACCGTAGCAACCCAAAAAAATCTGGCAACATTCCCTACAACAATATCAAATGTCTGTTTGAAGACAGGAGCGGTAAACTGTGGATCGGCACCCTTGGCGGAGGTCTTGCATTCTACGACAGAAACAAGGATGCTTTCATTTCTGTTGGGAAAGATGGGAGCGAAAAGCTGAATGACCTTAATATCACATCTATTTTTGAAGACAGGAAAGGTCGCTTTTGGGTGGGCACCACTAAAGGTCTTCACCTTTTGGACAGAAGGACCAAAAAAATCAATACCTTTTTTCCGGGACAGGCCGAAAAAAGCGCCCAATGTCAGTACGTAACCGTTATATATGAGGATAAAAGAGATAACCTTTGGGTCGGAACGAAAGAGGGATTAAGCCTGTTCGACCTGGAGAGCAGACAGTTTGAATCGTTCATGAATACCGGGGTTAAAGGAAGTATCAGTGACAACATCATCACGGCAATCTCAACAGACCATAAGGGCAATCTTTGGATAGGGACCACCAACGGTCTGAATAGATATGACTACCAAACCCGTAATTTCGTTTCCTATAAGCATGAGCCGAACAGGCCGGAGAGCCTGGCTGATAACGTTATTAACGCTTTATGTAGTTACGGGAGTGGCAAATTTTGGGTGGCAACTGAAGATGGACTTGATCTCTTTGACATTGACAAAGGAAGTTTTATGCATTATAGAAAGGATGCCAAGGATGAGCGCTCATTAAGCAACAGCTCAGTTTATTCCATGTTACTGGATGGTCAGGGTATACTATGGCTCGGTACATATGCCGGGGGTGTTAACAAGTACGACAGAAATCAGACTAGTTTTAAGCTCTATCGTAACTTTGGTCTTGATCGTTCCGATTTTAACTCTAATATCGTAACTTCATTTGCCGAAGACCATGGCGGTGATATTTGGATAGGTACCGATGGCGGAGGGTTATACCTCTGGAACCGGAGTGCAAGTCGGTTCACCTCCTATAATTCTGCCGTAAGAACATACCCTTTAAAAAGTATGTCGGTTCTAAGTCTTAGGTTAAACCATAAAAAAGATAAACTGTGGATTGGCACCTATGACATGGGACTAGCCTGCATGGACATCAATTCGAAAAAAATCAGTTATTATCCACCACTTCAGCTGCGCAACAAATCGGTTTATGCACTATTGGAAGATCGGAAAGGACAAATATGGATTGGTACAAATGGAGGTGGTGTAAATGTTCTGGATCCGGTTTCCGGAAAGATCAAAAATTATTCTAGCAGTGATGCCGGCAATAGTCTATCCAACAATTTCATCAGATCTTTTTATGAGGACAGGGATGGAAAAATTTGGATAGGTACGCATTCTGGCGGAATTAGTGTGCTGGATCCTGAACGGGACAAGTTCGTTACTTACAACAGCAGTAACAGTGGTTTAAGTAATGACATGGTATATGCCCTTTATGGTGATCATAAAGGTCGGGTATGGATAGGAACAATGGGCGGAGGGCTAAATGTTTTCGATCCGGTAAAAAAGAGATTTAATGCTTTTACTGAAACTGAGGGCCTTGCAAGTAATATTGTAAGTTGCCTGGTGGAAGACAAGATGGGGTATTTTTGGATCAGCACTGACAATGGATTGAGCCGCTTCGATCCCAAAACCGGTGCCGTTAAAAATTATAGTATGCTTAATGGATTGCAGAGCAATGAGTTTATCTTAGGGTCAGGTGGTCTGATGAGTACAGGAGAAGTTCTTTTTGGGGGGCTGAACGGCTTCAATATTTTTGATCCGGCAAGCATTAAAGAAAATCGATATAGTCCCCCAGTGGTGATCACAGATTTTTTATTGTTCAACAGGTCGATATTGGGTGCAGACCAAAATTTGCTTAAGGACTTAAATATCAATGAAACCAAGGAAATTACCCTTTCCCATGACCAGTCTGTTTTCACTATCGAATTCAGTGCGCTTAGTTATACCGTGCCCGAAAAGACCAGCTACGCCTATAAATTGGAGGGCTTTGATCAGGAATGGAACTACATTGGCCACGAACGAAAGGCAACTTATACCAATTTAAATCCCGGAACCTATACTTTTACCGTTAAGGCCGCAAATAGCGATGGTATATGGAGCGGTAAGTCTTCCTTTTTGAAGATTATCATTGAGCCGCCATTCTGGAAAACGATTTGGGCCTACCTGTTTTATCTTGTTGCCGTTTCTGCTTTGTTATACCTTATCTATGTAGAGATCCGTTCCAGAGAGAAACTGAGAAGCGAAGTTAAATATCAGAAACTAGCTGCTGATAAAATGGAAGAGCTCAACCAGTTGAAATTTAATTTTTTCACGAATATTTCCCACGAGCTTCGCACTCCGCTTTCACTGATCATCGATCCGCTTAGAAAAATGATGTCAGAGGAAATTACTGGCTCCCAGGCGAAAAGATATAGCCAGCTGGTTTACAAAAATGCGGGTCGGCTGATGAATTTGGTCAATCAGTTGCTTGATTTTAGGAAACTGGAAAATGGCAATCTCAGGCTCGATCTCAAAAAAGTAGACATAATAAGTATATTACAGAATATTGTAGACAGCTTTAATCTCAAGGCAGCTGACCGCAAAATCGATTATTTTTTTGAAAAAAAAACAGCTTCGTTCTATGCGCTCATCGATACGGACAAATTTGAGAAGATCTTATTCAATCTCATTTCTAATGCCTTTAAATATACGCCGGACTTCGGAGAGATCATCGTGTCGGTCGCTGTGAAAGGGATTGATGGATTACCGGATAAGGGACTGTTGGAGATCCATGTGAAAGATACTGGAATTGGCATTCCTGTCGAGTTGAGAGAAAAGATTTTTGATGTATTTTACCAGGTTAAGGATGTGAAGAGGTTTGAAAATGTGTCAAGTGGCATAGGCCTGGCACTTACAAAGGAGCTGGTTTTGCTTCATAATGGTGAAATCAGTGTCGAAGGAGATGAGAAGCGGGGCTCTGATTTTGTGATTCGTATCCCCGTAGATACTTACGATCGTGCTGAACCTTACAACCGGTTATCTATGAAGGATGAAAATAGTACTAAAGTGGAGGGGGCGGTAAACGATGAGATCCATAAGGTTGATGAAAATGGGCCACAAGAAGAGAAGGCCGCAGATCTGCCGATCATTCTTATCGTAGAAGACAATCAGGAATTAAGGGAATATGTTGCAGAAGAATTACAGGCAGATTACCAGGTCGAAGAGGCGGCAAATGGTATTGAGGGTTTTGAGCGCGCGTTGAAAATTGTGCCCGATCTGATTATCAGCGATGTCATGATGCCAGAAAGTGATGGACTTGAAATGTGTAACAAGCTTAAAAATGATGAGAGAACCAGCCATATTCCTGTTGTTCTGCTTACCGCCAAGCAGGCAGAAGAACATAAAATCGATGGCTATAGCAGTGGGGCAGATGCTTACATCTCCAAGCCCTTTAATATGGTATTGCTGGTTGCCAGGATAAAGAATATCCTTGAATCAAGAAGCAAACTCAGAATGCTCTATTTAAAAGGGGAAAGTCAGCTCCCTGAGTATGAGCTGGTGGATATTGATCTGAAATTTATAAAAAAGGCAACTCAGATCGTGGAAGAGCATGTTTCTGACCCGAATTTTGACATCGATAAGCTTGCCGGTGGATTGCGAATGAGTAGAAGACAGCTTTATCGTAAACTAAAAGCGCTGACCAATCAGACTGCTCATGATTTTGTTAACGGCATCAAGCTGGAAATGGCGACCAGACTGTTGTTAAGTGGTGATTATACAATCTCCGAGATTGCTTACAGGTTAGGGTTTTCAGAACCGGCCAATTTCAGCCGGTCTTTTACCAGGGAGCATGGGGTAAGCCCAAAAAAATATATCAACGATCAAAAGCAGGGCAAGCTTCATCCATAG
- a CDS encoding TonB-dependent receptor, with product MKKLITTRWLAVFFMLAFLHFNTVGFAQNSVVSGKIIDEAAKPLPGVSVLVKGSKISTVSELDGSFKIAATSNATLLVSFVGMETQEINLGGRTTLNISMKASANVLDEMVVVGYGTQKRTDVTSSITRADMKNANQLPVQGVEQALQGRAAGVQVVNTNGLPGSAVMVRIRGVGTVNNNEPLYVVDGIPVSGLNFLTPADIESVDILKDASAAAIYGNRAANGVVLITTKKGKGKTTISFDSYYASSKPWRDYKPAGRDEYLYMSKVVNGESSTEYKKTKAAYDQGNYTNWWDETVNSAPTQNYNVAVSGSTDKIHYSLNGSYYKQEGMVKPSGYERFTFRSNADYKVRDWWKIGENFSLSNEKNINTLQNILGLIKQYDPLIPVLDLNKDQADPYNKFAVSNTTFGSSPLARLARIIGQGETLRAVGNVYTDINLTKNIVLNSSFGLDVGRPSSWSFVPTYFMSASDKNELRSASAGSSKNNHWVSTQTMTWTPKIGDHSFNVLAGASFEKSTWRSLSGTSYGQPSNDPKDWYIDAGTSSSYNLSGNAGSSGLNSYFGRLIYNFKDKYLFNASIRHDGTSAFSKDSRWGTFPAASLGWVVSKEQFWGKETAKWFSNLKIRGGWGQLGNQNVPGANNYATYIAGGVNRRFVLGDGTIVQGYAMDNLGNSLLHWETTRQVDAAVDFGFFNNALTFTAEYYTRKTKDMLVSLPVADVFGVSSPIVNIGSVRNRGFDFEVNYNGNIGSDFKYTIGGNLSAYKNMVVDLGLGAPYVDEVTGSRVTGFSRTAVGQPIGQFYGYKTAGIFQSQAEVDGYIGKNGKIQPNARPGDFRFQDINGDGLVNDGDKTTIGNPHPDFTYGFNTSLNYKNFDIVLYVQGSAGNDNINLTKYTTNQPLGFDNIQAGVAYAAWTPENHSNTQPIMSKNDPNNNFRTSDFYVEDASYIRLKTVQLGYTLPTKFISKASFSSVRIYVAAQNLFTITDYSGLDPEVGPYSVDAFNTVVDNARMSRLMGADFGAFPNPRTLQVGLSVKF from the coding sequence ATGAAAAAATTAATTACAACCAGATGGCTTGCTGTATTTTTTATGCTTGCCTTTTTACATTTTAATACCGTAGGTTTTGCGCAGAACAGCGTTGTCAGCGGCAAGATTATTGACGAAGCAGCAAAACCACTTCCTGGTGTTTCCGTGTTAGTGAAGGGCTCCAAAATCAGTACGGTGTCGGAACTTGACGGCAGCTTTAAAATTGCTGCTACTTCCAACGCAACTTTATTAGTCTCATTTGTGGGGATGGAGACTCAGGAAATTAACCTGGGCGGGCGAACTACACTCAACATTTCAATGAAAGCTTCCGCAAATGTTTTGGATGAGATGGTTGTTGTGGGATATGGCACCCAGAAAAGAACTGATGTAACATCATCCATTACAAGGGCTGATATGAAAAATGCAAATCAGTTGCCCGTTCAGGGCGTTGAACAGGCACTGCAGGGAAGAGCGGCAGGCGTTCAAGTTGTAAATACGAACGGCCTTCCGGGTTCTGCTGTTATGGTTCGCATCAGGGGCGTGGGAACCGTGAATAACAACGAACCGCTATATGTAGTTGATGGAATTCCAGTGAGCGGCCTGAATTTTCTTACTCCGGCTGACATAGAGTCTGTAGACATACTGAAAGATGCCTCGGCTGCTGCAATTTACGGAAATAGGGCAGCAAATGGAGTGGTATTGATCACTACAAAGAAAGGAAAGGGCAAAACAACGATTTCATTTGATAGCTATTATGCCAGCAGTAAACCCTGGAGAGACTATAAACCAGCCGGCAGGGATGAGTATCTTTATATGTCAAAAGTGGTGAACGGCGAATCTTCGACAGAGTATAAAAAGACGAAGGCTGCCTACGATCAGGGCAACTATACCAACTGGTGGGATGAGACAGTCAATTCCGCACCCACTCAGAATTACAATGTGGCAGTAAGCGGAAGTACGGATAAGATCCATTATTCATTGAATGGTTCCTATTATAAGCAGGAGGGCATGGTCAAACCGTCCGGATATGAGCGTTTTACTTTCCGGTCGAATGCAGATTACAAAGTCCGGGATTGGTGGAAGATTGGTGAAAACTTCAGTTTGTCGAATGAAAAGAACATCAATACGCTACAGAACATCCTGGGACTTATCAAACAATACGACCCGCTAATACCTGTATTGGATTTGAATAAGGACCAGGCAGATCCCTACAATAAATTTGCAGTATCAAACACCACATTTGGCAGCAGTCCACTTGCCAGGCTGGCCAGGATCATAGGTCAGGGTGAAACATTAAGGGCAGTAGGCAACGTATATACTGATATCAACCTGACTAAGAATATTGTATTGAACTCCAGCTTTGGGTTAGATGTGGGAAGGCCGAGCTCCTGGTCATTTGTACCTACTTATTTTATGAGTGCGAGCGATAAGAACGAACTCCGTTCGGCTTCGGCAGGAAGTTCAAAGAACAACCATTGGGTATCCACCCAGACGATGACATGGACACCAAAGATCGGGGACCATAGTTTCAATGTACTTGCCGGTGCGAGTTTTGAGAAATCTACCTGGAGGTCACTCTCCGGTACGAGCTACGGTCAGCCTAGCAATGATCCCAAAGACTGGTACATAGATGCCGGAACCAGTTCAAGTTACAACCTAAGTGGCAATGCGGGCTCTTCGGGACTCAATTCTTATTTTGGAAGATTAATCTACAACTTTAAAGACAAATATTTGTTTAACGCAAGCATTCGGCATGATGGTACCTCAGCATTTTCGAAAGACTCCAGATGGGGTACATTTCCAGCTGCATCACTAGGCTGGGTAGTAAGCAAAGAACAATTTTGGGGGAAAGAAACGGCAAAATGGTTCAGCAATCTTAAGATAAGAGGGGGATGGGGCCAGTTGGGTAATCAAAATGTACCCGGTGCGAACAATTACGCCACGTATATCGCCGGAGGTGTAAACCGTCGGTTTGTTTTGGGAGATGGTACAATTGTACAAGGATATGCCATGGACAATTTGGGCAATTCACTGCTGCACTGGGAAACCACCCGGCAGGTAGATGCGGCTGTAGATTTTGGTTTTTTCAACAATGCGCTCACTTTTACTGCCGAATATTATACGCGTAAAACAAAGGATATGCTAGTTTCTTTGCCTGTTGCGGACGTATTTGGTGTTTCCTCACCTATTGTCAACATTGGATCGGTACGTAATAGAGGCTTCGATTTTGAGGTCAATTACAATGGTAATATAGGCTCAGACTTTAAATATACCATTGGAGGCAACCTCTCGGCTTATAAAAATATGGTTGTTGATCTTGGTCTGGGCGCACCTTATGTAGATGAAGTTACAGGATCACGGGTGACCGGATTCTCGCGCACAGCCGTAGGCCAGCCGATCGGCCAGTTTTATGGATATAAGACTGCGGGGATTTTCCAAAGCCAGGCAGAGGTAGATGGCTATATCGGCAAAAATGGGAAGATCCAACCCAATGCACGCCCAGGTGATTTTAGGTTCCAGGACATTAATGGGGATGGATTGGTCAATGACGGCGATAAGACCACAATAGGAAATCCACATCCTGATTTTACTTACGGATTCAATACCAGTTTAAACTACAAAAATTTTGATATTGTCTTGTATGTGCAAGGGTCAGCCGGGAATGACAACATTAATCTTACCAAGTATACTACAAATCAACCACTTGGATTTGATAATATTCAGGCAGGAGTGGCTTACGCAGCATGGACACCTGAAAACCACTCTAATACCCAACCCATCATGTCAAAGAACGATCCCAATAACAATTTCAGAACCTCTGATTTTTATGTGGAAGATGCTTCGTATATCCGGCTGAAAACCGTTCAGCTTGGCTACACTCTTCCTACGAAATTCATTTCCAAAGCGTCGTTTTCCAGTGTGAGGATCTATGTTGCCGCTCAAAACCTTTTCACTATTACTGATTACTCCGGACTGGATCCCGAGGTGGGACCGTATTCGGTGGATGCGTTCAATACAGTGGTCGATAATGCAAGGATGTCCAGGCTGATGGGAGCTGATTTTGGTGCGTTTCCGAATCCAAGAACCTTACAAGTAGGACTTAGTGTTAAATTTTAG